The Plutella xylostella chromosome 30, ilPluXylo3.1, whole genome shotgun sequence genome contains a region encoding:
- the LOC125491053 gene encoding uncharacterized protein LOC125491053, which translates to MSQQLKELHHNINLIKEYLVKIGPERRKQQIAYKKLQEANDQYSKLDNILVRVNQEIKEKQLGKECCELLHKLISDVHITYRKIKGLLSSLDSSSQTEDIEHRIQHKLYKMADSFDIKTAISLLPVMTGQEQVTNQLIDGILLYSSLINDSSKNTLIDFVLKTRLSASAKLRLKSTYSNVQSLVDDIRKYLLPKKSTVALQTQLFSTTQGRRSIENFGTEIEELFVNLTIAQADGDSTKYDVLRPLNEKTAIKRFSDGLSDQRLSTIIASRQFESLPDAIRAALDEQSMCNQHQNQSLHFQDPRHTSAVPQSYYNNRGFRGRGNYHNTKYNKFNNSQDNKPGQRTFYRNVGRGNRYTNSWRGQAQGARGDHSRFQRVQHNDSDDVPNSEEVEFFRDQTE; encoded by the coding sequence ATGTCCCAGCAATTAAAAGAATTGCATcataacattaatttaatcAAAGAATATCTAGTTAAAATTGGGCCTGAGCGCCGTAAGCAACAAATagcttataaaaaattacaagagGCTAATGACCAGTATAGTAAACtcgataatattttagttCGGGTGAACCAAGAAATTAAGGAGAAACAACTTGGTAAGGAGTGCTGTGAATTACTCCATAAATTAATTAGTGACGTACATATAACTTATCGTAAGATAAAAGGTCTTCTATCCAGTTTAGATAGTTCTAGCCAAACTGAAGATATTGAACATAGGATACAgcataaattatacaaaatggCCGATTCTTTTGATATCAAAACTGCAATTTCCCTATTGCCTGTAATGACCGGACAGGAACAAGTGACCAATCAATTAATCGATGGTATTTTACTATATAGCTCACTTATAAATGATAGTAGTAAAAATACTTTGATAGATTTTGTTCTAAAAACGAGACTTTCAGCCAGTGCAAAACTGCGtctgaaaagtacctacagcaATGTCCAAAGTCTGGTCGATGACATTCGAAAATATCTTTTGCCGAAAAAATCAACAGTAGCGTTACAAACTCAGTTGTTTTCAACTACTCAAGGTCGAAGATCAATAGAGAATTTTGGAACAGAAATTGAGGAACTATTTGTAAATTTGACCATAGCCCAGGCAGATGGAGATTCTACAAAATATGACGTACTTCGCCCCTTAAATGAAAAAACCGCAATAAAGCGGTTCTCAGACGGTCTTTCCGACCAACGGCTGAGTACCATTATTGCCTCGCGACAGTTCGAGTCACTTCCCGATGCTATTAGAGCAGCACTAGACGAACAATCTATGTGCAACCAGCACCAAAATCAATCATTGCACTTCCAGGACCCTCGCCATACATCGGCTGTACCAcaaagttattataataatagagGTTTTCGTGGCCGAGGTAACTATCATAacacaaaatacaataaatttaataattcacAAGACAATAAGCCAGGTCAAAGAACTTTCTACCGAAATGTAGGTCGAGGCAATAGGTACACAAACAGCTGGCGTGGCCAGGCGCAGGGCGCACGCGGCGACCACTCGCGATTTCAGCGAGTTCAGCACAACGACTCCGATGACGTGCCAAATTCCGAAGAAGTAGAATTTTTTCGTGACCAAACAGAATAA